A genomic region of Mycobacterium sp. Aquia_213 contains the following coding sequences:
- a CDS encoding TetR/AcrR family transcriptional regulator, whose product MLEAAAALLNSGGPSAVTVEAVTRTANVARATLYRHFPSGNDLLAAAFNSLIPPSPTPPDEGSLRDRLVALVLAQAESVAQAPAVMTAMSWLALGRDLDGLPEPHHATSTDSPAITTLRERIAAQYAAPFDALFDSPEAAELGEVDRSRAIALLIGPLVLGRLSTLPDFDYRECALAAVDGFLHVQRAQGRASAASIESAGA is encoded by the coding sequence TTGCTCGAAGCCGCCGCGGCGCTGCTGAACTCCGGGGGCCCCAGTGCGGTGACCGTGGAAGCGGTCACCCGTACCGCCAACGTCGCGCGCGCCACCCTCTATCGGCACTTCCCGAGTGGAAATGATTTGCTGGCCGCGGCGTTCAACAGCCTGATACCGCCGTCGCCGACACCGCCCGACGAGGGCTCGCTGCGGGATCGCCTTGTCGCCCTGGTGCTTGCCCAAGCCGAATCGGTGGCCCAAGCGCCCGCGGTCATGACGGCCATGTCCTGGTTGGCCCTGGGCCGCGATCTGGACGGTTTGCCCGAACCCCACCACGCCACCTCCACCGACAGCCCGGCGATCACCACGCTTCGCGAACGCATCGCCGCGCAGTACGCGGCGCCGTTCGACGCCTTATTCGACAGCCCGGAGGCCGCAGAACTGGGTGAGGTGGACCGATCCCGGGCCATCGCCCTGCTGATCGGTCCGCTGGTGCTGGGGCGTCTGTCCACGCTGCCGGATTTCGACTATCGGGAATGCGCGCTCGCGGCGGTCGACGGTTTCCTGCACGTGCAGCGCGCGCAGGGCAGGGCTAGCGCAGCGAGCATCGAATCGGCAGGTGCTTGA
- a CDS encoding cytochrome P450, translated as MSTPIVDEAAKVLIDPIAYTDEARFHAALTHLRAHAPVSLVDQAPYRPFWAITKHADIIEIERADHLFINEARTVLATAAVDAVERARLDAGVGLRTLVHMDDPDHRVFRAIGADWFRPRAMRALQARIAELATIYVDKMAAAGDKCDFVKEIAVNYPLYVILSLLGLPESDFGRILALTQELFGRNDAERRRGSTPEQQVEVVQDLFAYFTALTASRRAQPTDDLASAIANAKIDGEPLSDMDAASYYVIVATAGHDTTSSTIAGGLQALIENPDQRERLTDNPGLMPHAAEEMIRWVTPVKEFMRTAVDDTAIRGVPIAKGESLYLSYVSANRDEDVFDDPFRFDIGRNPNKHLAFGYGAHFCLGATLARMEVKSFFAELLPRLKSIELDGEPELIATTFVGGLKHLPIRCSLR; from the coding sequence ATGAGCACGCCGATTGTGGATGAAGCCGCGAAGGTGCTGATCGACCCCATCGCCTACACCGACGAGGCTCGCTTTCATGCGGCGCTGACCCACTTACGCGCACACGCGCCGGTGTCCCTGGTCGACCAGGCGCCCTACCGGCCGTTCTGGGCCATCACCAAGCATGCCGACATCATCGAGATCGAGCGCGCCGATCACTTGTTCATCAACGAAGCCAGGACGGTGCTGGCTACCGCCGCTGTCGACGCCGTCGAGCGCGCCCGGCTCGACGCCGGGGTGGGCCTGCGCACCCTGGTCCACATGGACGACCCCGACCACCGGGTGTTTCGCGCCATCGGTGCGGACTGGTTTCGGCCCAGGGCGATGCGAGCGCTGCAGGCTCGCATCGCCGAGCTGGCCACGATCTATGTCGACAAAATGGCGGCCGCCGGCGACAAATGTGACTTCGTGAAAGAGATCGCGGTGAACTACCCGCTCTATGTGATCTTGTCGCTGCTCGGTCTGCCGGAATCGGACTTTGGTCGCATCCTCGCGCTGACCCAGGAGCTCTTCGGCCGCAACGACGCCGAACGTCGCCGGGGCAGCACACCCGAGCAGCAGGTCGAGGTGGTGCAGGATTTGTTCGCCTATTTCACCGCACTCACCGCTTCGCGGCGCGCACAACCAACCGACGACCTGGCCTCGGCGATCGCCAACGCCAAGATCGACGGCGAGCCGCTGTCCGACATGGACGCCGCGTCCTACTACGTCATCGTCGCCACCGCCGGCCACGACACCACCAGCTCGACGATCGCCGGCGGTCTGCAGGCGTTGATCGAAAACCCGGATCAGCGCGAGCGATTGACCGACAACCCGGGCCTGATGCCACACGCCGCCGAAGAGATGATCCGCTGGGTCACTCCGGTCAAGGAATTCATGCGCACCGCCGTCGATGACACCGCCATCCGCGGAGTGCCGATCGCCAAGGGGGAATCGCTGTATCTGTCCTACGTGTCGGCCAACCGCGACGAGGACGTGTTCGACGATCCGTTCCGATTCGACATCGGCCGAAACCCGAACAAGCACTTGGCATTCGGCTACGGCGCGCATTTCTGCCTGGGCGCGACGCTGGCCCGCATGGAGGTGAAAAGCTTCTTCGCCGAACTGCTGCCGCGGCTGAAATCCATTGAGCTCGATGGAGAACCGGAACTGATCGCCACGACGTTCGTCGGTGGGCTCAAGCACCTGCCGATTCGATGCTCGCTGCGCTAG
- the rpsJ gene encoding 30S ribosomal protein S10 produces the protein MAGQKIRIRLKAYDHEAIDASARKIVETVVRTGASVVGPVPLPTEKNVYCVIRSPHKYKDSREHFEMRTHKRLIDILDPTPKTVDALMRIDLPASVDVNIQ, from the coding sequence GTGGCGGGACAGAAGATCCGCATCAGGCTTAAGGCCTACGACCATGAGGCTATTGACGCCTCGGCGCGCAAGATCGTCGAGACCGTCGTCCGCACGGGTGCCAGCGTCGTAGGGCCGGTGCCGCTGCCGACCGAGAAGAATGTGTATTGCGTCATCCGCTCCCCGCATAAGTACAAGGACTCGCGGGAGCACTTCGAGATGCGCACCCACAAGCGGTTGATCGACATTCTTGATCCGACGCCGAAGACCGTTGACGCGCTGATGCGCATCGATCTTCCGGCCAGTGTCGACGTCAACATCCAGTAG
- a CDS encoding MFS transporter yields the protein MSIGGSPRARAWTLAVACMGVALVVASMTALNTALGDLAVATSATQSQLNWIVDGYTVALACLLLPAGAIGDRYGRRGALLTGLVVFALGSVAPAILHTPLQIMAGRAVAGVGAAFVMPATLSLLTVAYPKDDRMKAVGIWAGTAGSGGVFGLIGSGLLLRFWDWHAIFWSLGIAGLVIFALACTISPSRDSAAPRIDALGAVLIGAAVAIAVAAILEAPNRGWEDPVVWGGIGGGAIIAALFGVVEFRRQHPLLDVRLFADPNFATGVAAIVVLFGATFGFFYIGMQYVQQIMGYSPLATAIAFGPFMIPLGIFSALSFWYVPKLGLRLVLFIGTLLMAVGFACMYRLDLHSSYTEFAWPTLILATGIGICTAPTTSAIMGAVPDEKQGVASAVNDTSREMGGALGIAVAGSILAGRYSHELAPQLASFPPAVRGPATDSLAKAVEVAGQLGPQGAKLAELSKTAFLTAMHASTIAMAVIVAAISILIGLWAPGRDGKQLRVVRRILAGRR from the coding sequence GTGAGCATTGGCGGTAGCCCTCGGGCGCGTGCCTGGACACTGGCGGTCGCCTGCATGGGGGTCGCGCTGGTGGTCGCGTCGATGACGGCGCTGAACACCGCGCTGGGCGACCTGGCGGTGGCCACCTCGGCGACGCAGTCGCAGCTGAACTGGATCGTCGACGGCTACACCGTGGCGCTGGCCTGCCTGCTGCTGCCGGCCGGGGCGATCGGTGATCGCTACGGCAGGCGGGGCGCCCTGCTGACCGGTTTGGTGGTGTTCGCGCTGGGCTCGGTGGCACCGGCGATCTTGCACACTCCCCTGCAGATCATGGCGGGGCGTGCGGTGGCCGGTGTGGGCGCGGCCTTCGTCATGCCCGCGACGCTGTCGCTGCTGACCGTGGCCTACCCGAAAGACGATCGGATGAAGGCCGTCGGCATCTGGGCCGGCACGGCCGGATCCGGTGGGGTGTTCGGCTTGATCGGTTCCGGCCTGCTGCTTCGCTTTTGGGACTGGCACGCGATCTTCTGGTCACTGGGCATCGCCGGGCTGGTCATCTTCGCCCTGGCGTGCACCATCTCACCGTCGCGCGACAGCGCCGCTCCCCGCATCGATGCGCTGGGCGCGGTCCTGATCGGAGCCGCGGTCGCGATCGCGGTGGCCGCCATCCTGGAAGCCCCCAATCGGGGCTGGGAGGATCCCGTGGTGTGGGGCGGCATAGGCGGCGGGGCGATCATTGCGGCGCTGTTCGGTGTCGTCGAATTCAGGCGACAGCACCCACTTTTGGACGTGCGGCTGTTCGCCGACCCCAACTTCGCCACCGGGGTGGCAGCGATCGTCGTACTGTTCGGCGCGACGTTCGGGTTCTTCTACATCGGCATGCAGTACGTCCAGCAGATCATGGGCTATTCACCGCTGGCGACGGCAATTGCCTTCGGCCCCTTTATGATTCCGTTGGGCATCTTCTCGGCGTTGTCCTTTTGGTATGTGCCGAAGCTCGGTCTGCGACTGGTGCTGTTCATCGGCACGCTGCTGATGGCGGTCGGTTTCGCGTGCATGTACAGACTGGACCTGCACTCGAGCTACACCGAATTCGCCTGGCCGACGCTGATCCTGGCCACGGGTATCGGGATATGCACGGCACCAACGACTTCGGCGATCATGGGCGCGGTTCCCGACGAAAAGCAGGGGGTGGCTTCCGCGGTGAACGACACCTCACGCGAGATGGGTGGGGCGTTGGGCATCGCCGTGGCGGGCTCGATCCTGGCCGGACGCTATTCCCACGAGCTCGCGCCACAATTGGCGAGCTTCCCGCCGGCGGTGCGGGGCCCGGCCACCGACTCACTCGCCAAGGCCGTCGAGGTGGCCGGCCAGCTCGGGCCGCAAGGGGCCAAACTCGCCGAGCTCAGCAAGACCGCCTTCCTGACGGCCATGCATGCGTCGACGATCGCGATGGCCGTGATCGTCGCCGCGATTTCGATCCTGATCGGGCTGTGGGCTCCCGGGCGGGACGGAAAGCAGCTGCGGGTGGTGCGGCGGATTCTCGCCGGCCGCAGGTAG